In the genome of Pichia kudriavzevii chromosome 4, complete sequence, one region contains:
- a CDS encoding uncharacterized protein (PKUD0D05000; similar to Saccharomyces cerevisiae YFR016C; ancestral locus Anc_1.377), with translation MDMDSEIQEFQKQHTPSLIGDSVRQSSDIPTVTSLNEKSARPLYMGTDSAVDLVPVEEIRAEGALVADEDDQLKDVLDESGHVVEAAIPDNIRLKSAEPSKSSLIDQDELNQYKKNKLSSDESKVTILGGDAGTFIAPASGKGSSHKYPTKQKKGSSESNNHGELIESENTRSVDDIINVVGKGDFEKASTLVGDKAAETLSTRIKELSIDDMKKASVSSISMSSHEQDPEYTAPAAMRDGSESRCMSEARSSSSFSRPPISRYNSSSRPNLARGDSIHSGLNGENALTNTFDETSNSLVSERRPRHDPSNPRVSNQSSINYLRSISRSRSRVRNDRKALGEEVLDSNSLRASGALINDDEMSNAPDIDYAVKTALDFVEDTHATKGGNKPSGTGDIVRDLQQGLAEVAEEEDASNRTQVDDLLDQLANSAKELMIGEVSDKEDIEIGATKDEVPESRDESVHSNGLTKPGVQNDEQKDKLDDLMETLKSEIIDLPEWEEKGEEETKEEKEEKEEEEKEEKEKSNSGAIEQEKDSNSKETMTNESVEVAGQKLKEEEDLKREITAPDRLVDNIDAFGSQYEASDFDIEITEHNTASESPLEEGISLAEENAPKEGLLKPKENESMHNEGNIGEIGRSTETQVENAHCEEEGTQKDDEHDEEEETQKDDELEQAEKVMCNSKSLGEDSDFPESKKNLKNDEGTEENIIEEKDDDKEIESQNETPIEVDTSRTETDNFSQLPVPESSEDNQEENIVQINPADKSNEETNTHPDDEDDIDALIAAAAREKAMQDSHNNPMGADGSVYVPKAAKMTFEDEPVYLLTSFAGGFHVTTRTNRLVTILTANRIKFEYRDLGTDEEAKKVWRRYSGGKTLPGIVRGKDDYIGNWEDIEEANEDYRVRSMIYESY, from the coding sequence AGAAATCCGTGCTGAGGGTGCTTTAGTTGCTGACGAAGATGATCAGTTAAAGGATGTTCTTGATGAAAGCGGTCATGTCGTTGAAGCGGCTATCCCCGATAACATCAGGTTGAAGAGCGCAGAACCGTCCAAATCTTCTCTCATTGATCAGGATGAATTAAACCAATATAAGAAAAACAAGCTTTCAAGTGATGAGTCCAAAGTCACCATACTGGGTGGCGATGCAGGTACTTTCATTGCACCAGCCAGTGGCAAAGGAAGCTCTCATAAGTATCCCACCAAACAGAAGAAGGGTTCTAGTGAATCAAACAATCACGGGGAGTTAATTGAATCTGAAAACACACGAAGTGTCGACGACATTATCAATGTTGTTGGAAAGggtgattttgaaaaggcTAGTACTTTAGTTGGTGATAAAGCTGCAGAGACTCTTTCTACTCGTATTAAAGAGTTGTCCATCGATGACATGAAAAAAGCCTCGGTATCATCTATTTCTATGTCTTCCCATGAACAAGATCCCGAATACACTGCTCCAGCTGCTATGAGGGATGGTTCTGAATCCAGATGTATGAGTGAAGCAAGGTCTTCGTCTTCCTTCAGCAGGCCACCTATTTCCAGATATAACTCCTCATCTAGACCTAATTTGGCAAGGGGCGACTCTATTCACAGTGGTTTAAATGGAGAAAATGCCCTCACAAACACTTTTGATGAAACATCGAACTCACTGGTTTCTGAAAGACGTCCAAGGCATGATCCAAGTAACCCAAGAGTGTCAAACCAATCTTCAATTAATTACCTACGCTCCATATCCAGATCTCGTTCTAGAGTGAGAAATGATCGTAAGGCATTAGGAGAGGAGGTCCTTGATAGTAATAGTTTGAGGGCCAGCGGTGCTTTAATTAACGACGATGAAATGTCAAATGCTCCTGATATTGACTACGCAGTCAAAACTGCATTGgattttgttgaagataCACATGCAACTAAAGGTGGTAATAAACCCTCAGGCACAGGTGACATTGTTAGAGATCTACAGCAAGGCTTGGCAGAAGTTGCAGAAGAGGAGGATGCGAGCAATCGCACGCAAGTAGATGATTTATTAGATCAACTGGCCAACTCAGCCAAGGAGTTGATGATCGGTGAAGTATCAGATAAAGAAGACATAGAGATTGGTGCTACCAAAGATGAAGTACCTGAATCTAGAGATGAAAGTGTTCATTCCAACGGTCTCACCAAACCAGGAGTTCAGAATGACgaacaaaaagataaatTGGATGATTTGATGGAAACCTTGAAATCAGAGATTATTGATCTTCCAGAGTGGGAAGagaaaggagaagaagaaacgaaggaagaaaaggaagaaaaggaggaagaagaaaaggaggaaaaggaaaaaagcAACTCAGGAGCTAtagaacaagaaaaagattcaaACAGCAAAGAAACTATGACAAATGAAAGTGTGGAAGTTGCTGGtcaaaaattaaaagaagaagaagatcttAAGCGAGAAATAACTGCGCCAGATAGGCTAGTTGACAATATAGACGCTTTTGGTAGTCAATATGAAGCTTCAGACTTTGATATAGAGATCACTGAGCATAATACCGCCTCGGAGTCGCCTCTAGAAGAAGGAATATCCTTGGCTGAAGAGAATGCACCGAAAGAAGGATTATTGAAGCCAAAAGAAAACGAGTCAATGCATAATGAAGGTAATATAGGTGAAATAGGAAGAAGCACTGAAACtcaagttgaaaatgcCCACTGCGAAGAGGAGGGAACTCAAAAAGATGATGAGCATGACGAAGAGGAGGAAACTCAAAAAGATGATGAGCTTGAACAAGCAGAAAAGGTAATGTGTAATTCGAAGAGTTTGGGTGAAGATTCGGACTTTCCAGAAAGTAAaaagaacttgaaaaacGATGAAGGGACAGAGGAAAAcatcattgaagaaaaagatgatGACAAGGAAATCGAGAGTCAAAATGAGACACCTATAGAGGTGGATACATCTAGGACTGAAACTGATAACTTCTCACAATTGCCAGTACCTGAATCAAGTGAGGACaaccaagaagaaaatattgtCCAAATAAACCCTGCAGATAAAAGCAACGAAGAGACGAACACGCACCCtgacgatgaagatgatattgatgcaTTAATTGCCGCCGCTGCTAGAGAGAAGGCAATGCAAGACTCTCATAATAATCCTATGGGCGCTGATGGCTCGGTTTACGTTCCTAAAGCTGCTAAGATGAcctttgaagatgaacCTGTGTACTTGCTCACATCTTTTGCAGGCGGGTTTCATGTTACGACTCGTACCAACCGTTTAGTTACGATTTTAACTGCCAATAGGATTAAGTTTGAATATCGTGATCTAGGTACTGACGAGGAAGCAAAAAAGGTGTGGAGGCGTTATTCAGGAGGCAAGACGTTACCTGGTATAGTCAGAGGAAAAGATGATTATATTGGGAACTGGGAAGACATAGAAGAGGCCAACGAAGATTACAGAGTCAGGAGCATGATTTATGAATCCTATTGA